From the genome of Clostridia bacterium, one region includes:
- a CDS encoding Ig-like domain-containing protein translates to MPTVVTDHRSQTVFSKAALLIAAFVVLVLNAHPAAAHTPCTLNTASPSVTICTPPDGATVTSPVHIVAGTTSATAVQFVEVWLDGVKKYSLPGHDLDIDLDMSAGTHRLTVQAYNGTYFKKTIYIAVSGSTASCTPGTADPSVRICSPADGAGVASPVNVIAAANSSKTVQFMQVYVDGTKAYQVSGSKLNTNVNMTSGQHRLAVQAYDGTYFKTAEYINVTSGSTSITVTISPESATVAPGGTQQFKATVSGTTNTGVTWYVDGVQGGNGTVGTISSSGLYAAPSVVGSHKIKAVSVADPNKSAQVSVGVSESGCTPGTASPSVTLCSPTDGATVNSPVHVVASTTSSTKVQYLQIYVDGVKVNQVSASSLDTYVTMAAGTRRLTVQAYNGSTLFKKTVYVTVAASTAISVTVSPSTASVAKGGTVQFAASVQNASNTSVTWVVDGITGGDNTVGTVSGGGLYTAPNIDGMHTVTAISDADNSKSDSSTVTVGSPTTSAFSGMFTYKYGNTRQGANKSETILTPSNVNSSLFGKKWTYTVDGYVYAQPLYVPNVTINGTTRNVLYVATEHNSVYAFDANGSTTAPLWKKSFLGTGVTTIPQSDVGSTIYPEIGITGTPVIDPNSKTLYVVAATKESGTYVQRLHALDITNGAEKFGGPKKITATVKGTGDGTDGSGNVSFQAKIELQRPALTLSNGVVYIAWASHGDNGPYHGWVIGYDADTLAQLAVHNNSPNGRRGGIWMSGGGLPVDANGNLYYMSGNGTFTASSGGKEYGDSFVKLGPTGQVLDYFTPFDQSNMNSHDIDLGVGAPTLLPGNRLVGADKKGSVYLVDTGNMGKYQASSNNQIAQYLDKVLVSHCHEQPVYWNGLVYISAETGPVYAFRYSNGQLSSSATKSSITFDFPGTNPVISSNGTANGILWAIEKPSSGGAVLRAFNALDITEQLYSSTQAGSRDSMTTAVKFTPPTVANGKVYVPLKGQVAVFGLLK, encoded by the coding sequence ATGCCTACTGTTGTTACTGACCATCGCTCCCAAACTGTCTTCAGCAAGGCCGCTCTTCTAATCGCCGCATTCGTAGTCCTCGTCCTCAACGCCCACCCCGCTGCTGCTCATACTCCTTGCACGCTGAATACTGCGTCACCGTCGGTGACGATCTGTACTCCGCCGGATGGAGCGACCGTGACCTCACCGGTACACATCGTTGCCGGAACAACTTCCGCCACGGCCGTGCAGTTCGTAGAGGTCTGGCTCGATGGCGTGAAGAAGTATAGCCTCCCCGGTCACGACCTCGATATTGACCTGGATATGTCTGCGGGAACGCATCGCTTGACGGTCCAGGCCTACAACGGGACGTACTTCAAGAAGACCATATACATCGCGGTCAGCGGCAGCACGGCTTCATGCACGCCCGGGACGGCGGATCCCTCGGTACGGATCTGCTCGCCAGCAGACGGTGCGGGCGTTGCATCGCCGGTCAACGTAATAGCAGCGGCAAACTCCAGCAAGACCGTGCAGTTCATGCAGGTCTATGTCGATGGTACGAAGGCTTACCAGGTCAGCGGCTCAAAGCTGAATACTAATGTGAACATGACCAGCGGGCAGCATCGTTTAGCGGTGCAGGCGTACGACGGCACTTACTTCAAGACGGCTGAATACATCAATGTGACTTCCGGATCGACTTCCATCACGGTGACAATCTCCCCCGAGTCTGCGACTGTGGCGCCCGGCGGCACGCAGCAGTTCAAGGCGACCGTTTCTGGCACGACGAACACGGGTGTGACATGGTATGTGGACGGAGTGCAGGGTGGCAACGGCACCGTTGGCACGATCAGTTCGAGTGGACTCTACGCGGCGCCGAGCGTCGTAGGCAGCCATAAGATCAAAGCTGTGAGCGTTGCTGATCCCAACAAGAGCGCGCAGGTCAGCGTCGGCGTTTCCGAGAGCGGGTGTACTCCGGGGACGGCGAGTCCGTCCGTAACGCTCTGCTCGCCGACCGACGGCGCAACGGTGAACTCGCCAGTGCATGTCGTGGCGAGCACTACCTCAAGCACGAAGGTGCAGTACCTGCAGATCTACGTTGACGGGGTGAAGGTTAACCAGGTTTCCGCCAGCAGCCTCGATACGTATGTGACCATGGCGGCGGGCACGCGACGCCTGACCGTGCAGGCATACAACGGATCGACGTTATTCAAAAAGACGGTGTATGTCACGGTCGCAGCATCCACGGCCATCTCGGTGACGGTGTCGCCTTCCACGGCTAGTGTCGCCAAAGGCGGCACGGTGCAGTTCGCTGCGTCCGTGCAGAACGCGTCGAACACATCAGTGACATGGGTGGTGGACGGCATCACCGGTGGCGATAACACCGTGGGTACGGTTAGTGGTGGCGGCCTCTACACGGCGCCAAATATCGACGGCATGCATACCGTGACCGCCATCAGTGACGCCGATAACTCCAAGAGCGATAGTTCTACGGTGACCGTGGGCAGTCCGACGACGTCTGCCTTTTCGGGGATGTTCACGTACAAGTACGGCAATACGCGTCAGGGCGCGAACAAGAGCGAGACCATTTTGACGCCTTCGAACGTCAACTCAAGTTTGTTCGGAAAGAAGTGGACGTACACGGTGGACGGATACGTTTACGCGCAGCCCCTTTACGTTCCGAACGTAACGATCAATGGAACGACTCGCAACGTGTTGTACGTTGCGACCGAGCACAACAGCGTTTATGCGTTCGACGCCAATGGCTCCACAACCGCACCGCTCTGGAAAAAGAGCTTCCTGGGAACGGGTGTGACTACCATTCCGCAGAGCGACGTGGGCAGCACGATCTATCCGGAGATTGGCATCACGGGAACTCCGGTGATCGATCCCAACTCGAAGACTCTGTATGTGGTGGCCGCGACGAAAGAGAGCGGAACATATGTCCAGCGGCTGCACGCATTGGACATCACGAACGGCGCCGAGAAGTTTGGCGGCCCAAAGAAGATAACGGCTACGGTGAAGGGAACAGGCGACGGCACGGACGGCAGCGGCAATGTTTCGTTCCAGGCAAAGATTGAACTGCAACGTCCGGCGCTGACGCTTTCGAATGGGGTGGTGTACATCGCCTGGGCTTCGCACGGCGACAACGGGCCGTACCATGGCTGGGTGATTGGTTACGACGCGGATACGCTCGCGCAGCTAGCCGTCCACAACAACTCACCGAACGGCCGGCGCGGCGGCATATGGATGAGCGGCGGTGGCCTGCCTGTGGATGCGAACGGAAACCTGTACTACATGTCCGGCAACGGCACCTTCACGGCAAGCAGCGGAGGCAAGGAGTATGGCGATAGCTTCGTCAAGCTGGGTCCGACGGGGCAGGTGCTGGACTATTTCACTCCTTTCGACCAGTCGAACATGAACTCGCACGACATCGACTTGGGCGTGGGCGCGCCGACCCTGCTGCCGGGCAACCGATTGGTAGGCGCCGACAAGAAGGGCTCCGTGTACTTGGTCGACACCGGGAACATGGGCAAATACCAGGCAAGCAGCAATAACCAGATTGCGCAGTATTTGGATAAGGTGCTGGTGAGCCATTGTCATGAACAGCCGGTGTACTGGAATGGTCTGGTGTACATCAGCGCTGAGACTGGACCGGTGTACGCGTTCCGCTACTCGAATGGCCAGCTTTCGTCCTCGGCCACAAAGTCTTCGATTACGTTCGATTTTCCGGGTACGAATCCGGTGATCAGTTCGAATGGGACGGCGAACGGAATCCTATGGGCGATCGAGAAGCCGAGCAGCGGCGGGGCAGTGTTGCGTGCGTTCAACGCCCTGGACATCACAGAGCAGCTTTACAGCAGCACGCAGGCAGGATCGCGCGATTCAATGACCACGGCTGTGAAATTCACACCGCCCACTGTGGCGAACGGAAAAGTTTACGTGCCGCTGAAGGGCCAGGTGGCCGTCTTCGGGCTGCTGAAATGA
- a CDS encoding PAS domain-containing protein, translating to MDDHFLTLFKYSPIPMYWWRLTDATFDPVLVDFNDAASEMTGGRIQELIGTRCSAMYADDERIRDDFRVAFHDKRTVRRTLRYRLRSTGQVGSFNASYIFIAPDSVIVAVLPL from the coding sequence TTGGACGATCATTTCCTGACCCTGTTTAAGTACAGCCCGATCCCTATGTATTGGTGGCGACTGACTGATGCCACGTTCGATCCGGTGTTGGTGGATTTCAATGATGCGGCATCCGAAATGACCGGCGGTCGCATTCAGGAGTTGATCGGCACTCGCTGCTCCGCTATGTACGCAGATGACGAGAGAATCCGGGATGATTTCCGAGTAGCTTTTCACGATAAGAGGACCGTTCGTCGAACTTTGCGATACAGACTCCGCTCGACGGGGCAGGTCGGCTCGTTCAATGCTTCTTATATCTTCATCGCGCCTGATTCGGTGATCGTTGCCGTCTTGCCGTTGTAA
- the rdgB gene encoding RdgB/HAM1 family non-canonical purine NTP pyrophosphatase, which yields MRVLIASSNPGKLRDFAAVASLHNVEVALMPDFSSYPEAVEDGSSFDENARKKAEHYSRFLPGTLVLADDSGLEVDALGGAPGVFSARYAALGPEVFGNSPDDANNARLIRELAPIPEAQRTGRFVCVIAIARNGQTLATFRGAAEGLIRSELRGTGGFGYDPLFYFPGLRKTFAELSPPEKAVVSHRGMAFAAFLDWCDHQGLVRSS from the coding sequence ATGCGCGTCCTCATCGCCAGTTCCAACCCCGGCAAACTCCGCGACTTCGCCGCCGTCGCCTCTCTGCATAATGTCGAGGTCGCCCTCATGCCGGACTTCTCCAGCTACCCTGAAGCCGTCGAAGACGGAAGCAGCTTCGACGAGAATGCGCGTAAGAAGGCGGAGCACTACAGCCGATTCCTACCGGGCACCCTCGTTCTTGCGGACGATTCCGGACTGGAGGTGGACGCCCTCGGGGGAGCCCCCGGCGTATTCTCGGCCCGCTATGCTGCGCTCGGCCCTGAAGTGTTTGGCAACTCACCGGACGATGCCAACAATGCGCGCCTCATCCGGGAACTCGCACCAATCCCAGAGGCTCAGCGTACAGGCCGTTTTGTGTGCGTTATTGCAATCGCGCGGAACGGCCAGACGCTTGCCACGTTTCGCGGTGCGGCCGAGGGATTGATTCGGAGTGAACTGCGCGGCACAGGCGGCTTCGGCTACGATCCCCTGTTCTATTTCCCGGGACTTCGAAAAACCTTCGCGGAACTTTCCCCGCCGGAAAAGGCGGTAGTCAGCCACCGGGGGATGGCCTTCGCGGCCTTTCTTGACTGGTGCGATCACCAAGGCTTAGTTCGAAGCTCCTGA